The Rhododendron vialii isolate Sample 1 chromosome 3a, ASM3025357v1 nucleotide sequence aaatcacgttctgaatacattgagcggttcggatcatcgaaattcaatcgggaaatgggaggtgcGGACGGGTGCGGACCGTAAGGGTGTTGACTTgatccggactatatatatatatatatatatatatatatatatatatatatatatatagtttttatCGGCATTCCATTTTAACATGTCGAAGAGAGATTATATGGTGATTTTAAAGCATTATTATTGATTGTGCCGAGGGTTACTGGACACGGTTGAGAAATCCATCTTTTTCATTGGCGCTCGTAATTGGTTCCAAGTGAGTGCTGCAAATGAGTCGAGCAAAACCAACTTTTAGATTGTTCagttttatttttgaagtttttagCGACCTCAAGCCCGATCTTGAGcgtaattaaattttgatgagcCGAGCTTGTTTATTAGGTTTGAGTCGAATTCAAACTTGTTCACGAGCTTCGGCGAATCAAAAATATCAGATTTTTATGATGTCATACGAATTTAGAGTTGTaaataaaaacttcattttATACATAAAGATCAAACACataaattgttaaaaaataatacaaatataGGGTTATAGTACTTATTAAAATTTGTACATGTGTAAGTTATAGAAGTTTCATAATTACATAGATCGGTCTATACGTATACAAGTTACCCAAGTTTATATATATTCAAGTTTATCAATGAAATTCGCATGATCTGTGTGTACTTCAGGTTTATGAGCCTAATTGAGCCGAATACAATAGAGTACATGTTTGGCTAATTTATTAAATGAGCTTAAAATTGAGGCCGAGGCTAAGGCTAGGTTTGTTAAATAACAAATCTTTACCAAatcgaacttttttttttttttttttgctcggcaaacgaaactttttatagaaactcgaaagggtacatcgagggtaAAACAAGACAAACGAAAACAGTGACTAGcccatccaacaaaaagttagacAGCCACTACACCTCAACAAAAACTACAATTTGAGCTTACGAATACCGTCAAGAAACAATTTAAACTCCTCCACCGAATAAATCTTGATTCCGAACCTGGTCTTCATCCACATTGCGACTCAAGTTTTCACCAATTCTCCTACTACCTTGACTTGATGTGGGTGGTGTTACCAAATCGAACTTACCGGTCATGAATGCTCGATTCATTTGCAACCCTATTACTGGCACCAAGTTCACTTTCTTTGACAATGTCATGTGACATACATCTAGGGATCATTTGTCAACAATACTTACTTTCTTATGTATTACTAATTGAATTTAAAATCTTGTGAATCTCTCTGCACGTTTACAACCAAATGACAGAGACAACAATTAATATTCATCCCATTATTTAGATTTTTCGAGCCGCAGCTGCCGCAATAGTGTCAGGTTGTTTTCCGAATGCAAGTGTTCAAGGAAGGATACCAAGTAGTACTATTAACATTGGATGGGCAAACATTAAAtactccatttttgtttttaacacatCTTGAGGTACATATTACGGACGATTATTAAACTCTTTAAAAAGTTTTTGGATAAACGGTGGTTAGATTTTCTTTAAAGACGTTGGGTCCGAACTTGTATAAATTTGTTATTTGTAAAAGTTTGGTCATTGTTGCCCATCCGCCCGTCTTATTTAGTGGGAGTAACAGCCTATTTGGATGCCGGATATGGAGGCGGCTTTGGGACGCGAGCTAATTAATTACTTCTCCACCTTCTCCTCTTCTCCGGTCTTTGACAGCCAAAACCCTACCCAGATTTAGCCCCTGATTTGCTGACTTCGGATTTTAAATCCACCCCACAGGTGGATTTGTAACGACAGGGTACCCCTGTCGTTGGTTACGCGGGGTGACATGGGGAAGGTGAATGACTGTTTTTCCCTTGAAATCTCTCCTAGTGGATGCCGCCCCAAGAGGCAGAGAAGTATCGGCTACCAGAGTCGACGAAGCTCAAGTACGGCACTGGGCCCTCTCGATCTTGAACTTGCCCGGCGTTGATGGGAACAATTCCTTCTCTGATGGCATAATGATGTATTGATTTAATTGGGTTATTGTGGAGTAGTTTTCtgtgtgtattttctttgtttttcgtTTTCTGGGAGTTGGATTGGGTTTGggggcagagagagagataggggaggagagagaaaggaggggaTGAATGGAAGCAGATGCAGAGAACAAGGGTTTGAATTGGTGGTGGATGAATTTCCGTTATCTTCGAGGTGgttgaattttatttcttaagaaatttcttttttgttttttgtatggAAGAAAAATCATTATAAAACTTTggttatcttaattttttttaaaagaataaatttattaacaaaaaatatggtTTAAACATTTGTAAGATAAAATAGATTTATTTTATCCCACAAGCAATGATAAATACctatttattctaattataataaaattaacTCAATTTGTTCATTAAATTAATAAACTGGGGGCAATTAAGTCTTTTGACATTTTATCCCATCATATCCACCCTCCAAATCCTTcttctcaaaaaatcatccaaacactagATTATAAATCCACCATTCTTAGGATGTGGGTCCACTCTTCTTACATATCCACCTTTCATTACATATTCACTTTAAAATTCACCATTCTTCTATATCCGTCCAAAATTAAATTCTCCATCCAAACAGGTAGTAAGAGTTTGTGATTTGTGGACCAGCGGGCGGGAATTGTCTCGCAAAGAAAGATTCACAGCTAAAAAGATTGTGGGCCGATTATTATTATTACGCCCAAGCTTTGCTAGCTTTTCTCCAATTTGAGCAGAAGATGGATGGATGTATAGAGTGggattggtttggtactttGGCTTGGCTTTAGGGTCTCCAACGTTTGGTATCATACAGAATTACAGATACAGCCAGCCAGCGTAGAACCAACCAGCCTTGGAAAAAGTCTAGGGAAGGAAAGAAAGCGAGAAAAAACCAATGAACAAGCAAGCAAGCGTGGACACGGCGGCTGTAAACTGCCAGACTGGCACTCTTaacttttgaaaatataaaGTAGTAGTACTCCAGTCCAGTAGTTACTTTTACTACTCCTAAAAttttgacaaacaaaaaaacaagatacTACTACTgtatagtagtatatatatatatatatatatatatatatactctcaCTCCATCTGTTCTGTATCATTCATACACTCATACAATAGCTAGCTAACCGATTGGGGGGGAGGCCGCCGCCTCCTCTCCtccccccctcctctctctcctcgttgTCGTGTTCTCCATGGGCTCCAGGTTGCGGGCGGCGGTTCGTTAGGACGGCGAGGGTTCCTCAGGCCGGCTCCGCCGGCGGATGGTGGCTCCTCTGTCCCGTCCCTCTTTCTCGTCTCCAGATCTGCTGTTCCTGGTCCGGCGGTGAGCTTAATAAGGTGTGTGGATGGTGTTTGGGGgtttttccgttctttttcatctttctttctttttctttttctttttcttttatccgTTCTCTTCTACCGGTGGGTTTTCCCCGTCCGGTTCTGTACCAGTCTAGATGCTCTAGATCTGGTGGGTGATGGTGGTAGGCAAATAACCCAGCGCCTACTGAGGAATGGTTCGGTGTTGGCGATCTTTGTGTGTTTGAATGTTTGTTTTGGGGCTAGGGAGTTTCGATGGTGTTTGTTGGGGTTGGTGGTGGTACGGTGGTGTTTGTTTCGGCTGCAACAGATTTCGACTGGATGAAGATAGGTCTTTGGTCGCCGCGGTCCGGAGATGTTCATTCCTCATCCTGGTCTGCCCAGTTTTTGTCCAGGAGACCTGTTagattttagttgattttttgttgttttgctttCGGATTTCAGCTATGCTTAATTGGTTACAGGTTTGAGCTGTGGATCTCCTTTGATTCTCTGTTATCTAGACCGAGATTGGTTCTTATGTATCGGCGTTATCGCGGGGCCTACTTTGGCAGTAGGTACCTGAGATCGACGTTTAGGTTACTTTGATTCTTTCCTGTATTTGTTCTGAAATCTGTTTGCCCGGTGAGCTTTTGATGAATGAAtaaccttttcaaaaaaaaaaaaaaaattacacttatATGTCTGTCCACCGTTGATCAGGACTTTTCATTTTCGTCtatccaccaccacccccccccccccccccaaacaaaattaaaaaaaaaaaacgatgttGTACTTCCCTAAATCAAACCACCCATCATTTACTATTTGCAACTTACTAGAATCCTAGCCGCTAAGCTAAAGCTAGTTCTACAATCATcagagaaaaacaaaagtacaacaagaaacatttttcatttccaaatgccttccctccctccctccctccatcTGTCCGATCAATGGGCCACCCCCCaatcattctctctcctctctagGTGAACCATTGATAGGACAAAATTGCATTGGGTCCCTATTCACCACCAAACCCCATAACGCTTTCGCTTTCGTTTCGTTTTCATCAAAATTGGAGTGTACTAAAATTAGagagatggggggggggggggggtgtgtgtgtgtgtgtgttctgtTTCAATATGGTTTCTCGGGAGGGAGGGAGTTCCGATTCGAACCATTCATTTTGGTTGGAGTAGTAGTACATACACTACACTACGGTAGCACGCCAAGTCGTTGACTCGCAAGATCACACCTAACCTCGGCCAATCCAACCCTCAATTTAGCCAGATCGAATTCCATCCACACGTTCTGCTGATGATGGTGTCCAATCACGTACGCCTCTATCCCCAGCAGATCTGAGTTCCCAAACGTGAAGCAATACACCCAATCACTCCCCCTCACCATCCCCGGCACCCGATACATCAACCTCTCCGCCGACACGCTCATCTCCGCCCCCCGAAACATCAGCGTCACCGTTGGCAACCCCGCCGCCGGCATACTCCCCCCCACCCGGTAGCACAAATCCATCGCCCCTTGGAACACGAAATTCGGCTCCTCCAAAACCCTCAACACTCCCTTCGTCTGTTGCATAAACTCTTTCTTTAAAGCAGTGTAAGCGGGTCCCAGAAGGAAAGTGAACTGGGTGCCCGAATCAACCATGGTCTGACCCGCACCGGTGTGGTCCGGCACGAACACAGATTTTGGTAACGCCAAGACTTTGCCCGATACCCTTATCCCTTCCAGCTGAACCGTGTAGGCGACCCGGTCGAAATAGGGCAAAGGGGTCGATATCTGAACCATGGGGGTGTAGTTCAAGGGCCGGAGCCAAGGGAAGTTGGTTTCCCCGAAGAGCAAGACGCCCGAGCTGTCACGACCCGATATGCAGTAAGAGAATTTCTGGAAACCCATCTGGGTCACGAACGATAAGGAGCCCCGGTTCATGCCGATCAACCCGGTCGACTTGGCGTCTTCGTCCGGGTTGGAGCTGGAACCTGAG carries:
- the LOC131320424 gene encoding aspartic proteinase PCS1-like; this translates as MTFVNIYYLLQLLISCAIIIQSTPPCLCSISKTGGLILPLNTMAIPSASIPRQPNKLSFHHNVSLTVSLSVGSPPQNVTMVLDTGSELSWLHCNKTPATPSTFDPHRSTSYSPTPCSSSVCTTRTRDFTLPVYCDTKKLCHATISYADATSVEGNLASDTFLIDGSGMPSMVFGCMDSGSSSNPDEDAKSTGLIGMNRGSLSFVTQMGFQKFSYCISGRDSSGVLLFGETNFPWLRPLNYTPMVQISTPLPYFDRVAYTVQLEGIRVSGKVLALPKSVFVPDHTGAGQTMVDSGTQFTFLLGPAYTALKKEFMQQTKGVLRVLEEPNFVFQGAMDLCYRVGGSMPAAGLPTVTLMFRGAEMSVSAERLMYRVPGMVRGSDWVYCFTFGNSDLLGIEAYVIGHHHQQNVWMEFDLAKLRVGLAEVRCDLASQRLGVLP